The Coffea arabica cultivar ET-39 chromosome 9c, Coffea Arabica ET-39 HiFi, whole genome shotgun sequence nucleotide sequence TTGAAAAGATAAGGGAATACGGAATCTACCTAGACCTAGAAtatttttttgataagaaaaagcaaaaaaataaataaattaaataaacaaacaGATGGATAGAAGAATTGGTGTCAAAATTAAAGTTGGAATGCCAGAGAGAAACCCCAAATTGCTTAAATGATTGCTGTTATGTATGTAACAAGAAGTAATTTTtaagagaaaaacaagaaaagaagaattcGAGGTGGAGGATGATGAAGTTTAGACAGAACAAAACTGCAGAAGAAGCGAGAGAATGGGAAAGAATAGTGGTGAGATTACCGGGAAGTAGAATAGGATGATGGAAAGCAGAGATGCTGACATGGATAATCAATCTTGTTATACTGAGACCACAAGCAGCAGGTGCAGAGGCAGGGAAAAACCAAAACTACCAATCCCCCTCTCAGATCGTCAAGACATGCCACCAAAATTGCAGAACAAATGGAAGTGATGGTACTAATCTAATCTGATCTCTATGTATGTATCTCTCCCTGACGGTGACAGAAGAAGAAGATCCAGCACACACCCGAACCCAGGACGAGGATTGTAGTATTTGTGATTGTGACACACACTCTCTACTTCTTCTAGCGGGATTCGAACCTCGGACCGCTGTTGTGCTTCGACAGAGCACTTAAAGgtggtagttttttttttttttttttttaattacaaaatGAATTAGTACACCGTACACCGCAGCACTAGCACTCGTTGCTCTCACAAATCATACATTGTTCATTTGCTGTTCATTTCTAGAtcttaaattatttatttaggGCAAAAAGTCCCAGTGGCCCTCAAACTAGTACCCGGATGAAGTTTTGGCCCCCAAACAATTAAATGTAAAGTTTTGGCCCCCGATCTATCCAAAGTACAAATTGTTAGACCTTCTGTCAAATTCATCAATTAATACCGATGAAATCTACGATCACATGAGAAGCACGCCGAAATACGAAGGATATTTTTGTCCATAAAGAGCTGTCATCCACTTTGTGAAATGGAGCGAAAAATGATATTGATCAAACGGTTCTTACTTTCTCCACTATCTCTCCCTCTGCCTGCCATTAACGGTTCTTGCTGCAACTTTCCGACTGCGAGCACTACTACCAGCACCGTGGAAGTAGACATTGAAGCGAAATGGAGTGGAAAATAAGGAAGCCAGACGTGTACTTTGATCCATTTCTTGTTTACGGTAAGTGGTCTGACCCTATTTTTGTTCCATTTTCGTCTGAGCAGTGATGGTTTGTATATAATAGAGGAACAAAGCGTGTCAATAACGTTTAAAAAGATTGtattagtcaaattttcagttTGTCGGGAAGATTGGTGGTCCTATATGTTGGTATCTTTTACTGTAGAAATTAATATTCGCTTCAGTGGTCCTacattgtttttttattttacccaTTAACCATGTCCGACAAAAAGGGGCCACTGAAATAGTAGTTTATTGGCCTAATACAACTGTTTTGACTCATAATTTGTGAGATAATTTATTCTTCCTATTTTAAATATTGTATTGACCTGAGGCTAAAATTGTTGCAAAGGCTGATTCTGAATGGTTTACTATACGTTTGCATCATGGGGGGAGAATTAATTGGGGACAATATGTGGGGTATGTTGATGGAGATGTAGATGATATAGATCTTTGCAGCGCCGAGAAAATGTCCATTCTTGAACTGAATAAGATGGTGGAAAACTTAGGACATCGTAGAGCTGCTATACTGTATTACTATGTTGAACCAAATAAAGATCTATCCAATGGTTTAAGAGAGTTATGCACTGATGAGGATGTTAACAAATTTTCAGAGTGGGCTTACAAGTTTAAGGTGATGGAGGTATTTTGTAACCACCTGACATctgaagaaattgaaaaatttaggTCTCCTTTGATTGTTAAACCAGTAGAAAAAAAACGTTGTGGTGTTGTGATTGAGGAGTTGGATGAGCAGGGAAGAATAATAGGGGAACCATGTTCTGGAAAGGTTTTAGAATGGGTCTGTTATTTGAGGAACATACTGGTACAAAAGACAATCGAGATGTGTTACAGAACTCAGGTTTACAACAGAAACAAATTGGGTCATCAGAGCAGCCTCATAGTGCTGGACATGGACAGAGCATCCAGCAGCTTGCTAGTGCACTAGATCTAGAAGGGAGAGCTACTACCTCTGGTTCAACAGACCAGCATCAAGGCTCATTCGAACGAGGTGCTGCCTCTGCTTCTACTATCTAGTATGAGCAAGCTAGTGAACTAGATCCAAAAAGAGGTATTGCCTCTGCTTCAACAGACCAGCAAGAAGGCACATTCGAAACTTCTACTATCCAGCATCCTGTTGACCATCATAGCAGTGAACAACCTATTGCAGAGGAAGGAGTCATAGAAGATGTTGAAGAATCAGAATCAGAATCATAGCATGACTCTGACAGATTTAGCACTGGTAACTACTGTGGCGATGAGACACTACTGGATGGTTTGATACCAGAGACAACAGGGGGTGGAACTTCAGAGCAGCAGTTTGATGAGCCACTAACACATGAGGTGCAGCCTGATTCACAgcaaaataataaaacaacaGGCACATTCTCTTCACAACAGCATGATGCACAGCAGTCACAACAGAAAAAAAACAAGTTAGGAGAAGAAAAAATGTACAAGCACAACAGCAACAAGCTCGAAATGAACCAGAAGTTTCTGATACATTGGCTGAAGATGTAATCCCAGACCACCTTAGCAGTGATGGTGGCTCAtcagaagaagatgaagatggtGACCAATTCCAAAGAAGGTACAAAGATTTTTGTATGGAGAAGTTCAAAATTGATACCAGATTTGAGTTGGGTATGAAATTTGGTTCAAGAGCCCAGTTTAAGGCAGCTGTTCAAGAATATGGTATCAAGATGGGGAAACCAGTATACACCAAGAGGAATGAGAGTAACCAGTATAAAAGGGTGAGAGCCAAGTGCAAGGCCCCATGCCAATGGTTTGTGTTTGCCTCAATTGAAAAAGCACTTGGGAGTACTGATTTGGTAGTTAAAAGCATGAATGACAAGCATGAAAATTGCAATCACGCCTGGAAAAATAAAAACCTGAAGTCTAAGTGGTTGTCTGACAGGTACATGGAGAGGATTAAGTCAAACTCTTGAATCCCAGTTAGGGAGATCCGGCAAACTGTGAATGAGGAGTACCAAGCTCAAATTTTCAGATGGATAGCAGCCAAATCAAGGAAATTGGCACTTGAAATGATAAAGGGATCAGCTGAACAACAGTATAAGAGAATTTGGGAATATTGTGCTGAGATAAAAAAGACACATGAAGGCAGCACAATGGAGGTGATGTTTACTCCATTTAGAGGGTCTGGGGGCAACCCAAAATTTATGAGACTCTACTGCTGTTTAGGGCCATGGAAAAAATGATTTAAGGATAATTTGAGACCATTGATAGCATTGGATGGGTGCCATTTGAAAGGGACTTATAGAGGGCAGTTATTGACTGCCATTGCAGTTGACCCTAATAATGGGTGGTGGCCCATTGCCTGGACAGTTGTAGAGAGAGAAGCTACGGAGCAGTGGGCATGGTTCTTGAAATACCTCAATGATGATTTGGAAATTgaaaatcaatttcattatACCTTTATTTCTGACCAACAAAAGGTATACACATATACACTTTGCAATAATGTGAACATGTGTATGTTAtgtatgtgtatgtatataCATAGTAACCTTCCTTGATATTTTGTTTCTTCCTTTACAGGGGTTGGATAGAGCATTAGCTGAAGTTCTTTCAAATTGTGAGCATAGGTATTGTGTCCAACACATGTATCGAAACTTCAAGAAGAAACATCCAGGTTTGCCTCTTAAGGATAGGCTGTGGAACATTGCCAACAGCACAATAAAGGAACTCTACAATAAAGCAATGAAAGAACTCAAAGATTTTGATAACGAGGCATATCAGTGGGTAAAAAAATGCTCCAGCTCCTTGGCATTGGTGCAAGGCCTTCTTTCCGACTCACACAAAGAGTGACATGCTGGTCAACAACTTGTGTGAGTCTTTTAATGCACATATTCTTGAGGCTAGAGACCAGCCAATTATAACAATGCTAGAAATGATCAGGGAGTACCTTATGGATAGGATCCGGAAGAGAAAATCAGCAATGGAAAGATATGATAGCCCAACTGGACCTCTAATCAACGAAATTATTGAAAATAAGGTAAAAATTGCAAGTCAGTGGATGCCTATTTAAAATGCAATGCATGGCTACCAGGTGAAAGGACCAAGAGGGGCCCAATTTGCTGTTGATATGGAGAAAAAGAACTGCAGTTGCAGGTTATGGGAGGTTAGTGGCATTCCATGTTGTCACGCCATTGctgccattcttttgaggaATGAAGACCCATGGCAGTACTTGAATGTTTGTTATAGTAGGGGGCTATTCTTGAAACTTTATGAAAATGTGTTACAACCAATTAGTGGTGAGGATCATTGGCCCCCATCAACAATGCCTGAATTGGAGCCCCCGGTATCAGTAACTCAACCTGGAAGGCCTAGAAAGGCTAGGAGAAGGGACACAACTGAAGGCAAGAATCACGGTAGAAGACTAAGAAGAAGGATCATTATTCATTATCAAAAATGTGGGGAGACTGGTCATAATGCAGCAACATGCAAGCAACCAACCAATGAACAAGGGCAGCAAGATACTTCAACTGAACCTGTGACGCAGCAATCAAATGCAAGAAGGAGGAGACAAACAGTAAGTACAACCAACAATgtttacttttaatttttcctGTTTAGCAGCTAACATGGTTCATGAAATTTTGGAGGTTATGCAGTCAGAAATACCACAGCAACAGCAGGTTGATGAAGCTGCGCATGAGCAACCACAACAGCAACCAAGCCAGCAACAACCACATGAAGTCCATGATCATGAACCTGGGCACCACCAACCACAACAGTAGCAACAAACATCTACCCCAGGCCCGAGTGAAAAGACTTGTCCACCAACCCGTAGCAGGAAAACTTCAACTCGAAAACCACTCACTGATGCAGAAAAAGGAGCCATAAATGCTAACTATGCATATTTGGGTAAGGAGCCACCGTACACAGTTGGTTCTTGGAGAGGAAAGTGGAGTGGAAGAGGTAGAGAGAGAGGAGGACAAACCACAAAAGATAAGGGACGGGGAAGAGCTAATTAAAGAGGAGCATCAGTCAAGAACTAATTGAAGAGGGACCTCTAATCACATTTTTTGCCAACTATTTTTTGTCTTACAATCTTGAATCTCGTTGGATGTTAGTGGATGAATTCCAATCAACTTTTGTTAGTGCTGATTACGTTTTGCATTCTGCCTATATTTTTGTAGACCATTGACATCAGCATTGGTTATGTAGGGTCAATATAATATGATGGTCTTTATATTTGCTTAGTCCACTTTTGCAAATGTTCATGTCTTTGTCTGGTTAGTATATCTAGTTAATGGAATTGTGCTACGTCTTCACATTGAGGGCCACTGGGACTCAATTGATCTTCACTTTGTCATTCCTTTCAAGCAGGGCAGTTCTTTTACAAGTGAAACAACATTACAGAGTATTTCAACAAACAAGTGAAACAATAAAGTCTTGCAAATATAGTCTGATTTTTTCCCAGCAAAGCATGCCTGAATTTTCATTCAACAAATCAAAACTTACATATCATTGCACATCTACCCATACAGTCATTACAGAGTACAGAAACAATAACGTGCACCCACTTCATTCATCTTCATACTGCTCCTTCTATTTGCCTAAAAACTGTGAGATTCCCATTTTTTTTGCCCCAACTAACTAAGATTATAGTTGTTAGCATCCATGTTAACAAAAACAATCTCACCAGACACTTGTTCACCCACTTTTTGCTACAGATTTCTTTTTTTAGTTCTTTCACTTTGACCTTTAACTTTGcgacttttctttcttgtcttcttatttCTTCTTCATACGCATCTCTTTGCTGTTCAACTACATTAATTCTTTTTAGAAGCCCAGGTATGATCTCCGTTGACCGGCTGCACATCTCCTTGTCGATCCACTGCCAAAATCTGCAACCACCATCCGCGCACACCGCAAATCTCCGTCCAGGATTTCTTGAGGTCCACGAAGTTGTGACTCTCGACattttctcacacttgcacaATAGGAAATCCGGATTGTTGGTTTCTCGCATGCTTCCAGTTCGGCAACTTCTTTGGCTGCAATtgagtttttctttgttcaagttCAGGAAGAAGTCCCATTTCTTCAAGTGGATGACAGCTCTttatggacaaaaatgcccttcgtATTTTGGCGTGCTTCTCACGTGATCGTAGATTCCGTCGGTATTAACTGATGAATTTGACAGAAGGTCTAACAATTTGTACTTTGGATAGATCGGGGGCCAAAACTTTACATTTAATTGTTTGGGGGCCAAAACTTCATCCGGGTAATAGTTTGAGGGCCACTGGGACTTTTTGCCCATTTATTTACTACTGCTAGACGGAGAAAGTTAAAATCCAAAATGTATTTTTGTCGAATCTGGTTAAACAGTAGTGTGTCTTTTGCAAAATCTAAATTAACTGAGAACTAAAGACATAaagattaaagaagaaaaaaatgtctctcacattttacaacatgaattttttcatctttcatttttaaaatagtaattttacgtcccttaaaAAATCAAGTTGGTAACATTTGCTCTCAATCTAGATTTTTTaccattttcttttcctaaatTTATCACATTACCTATACATAGTCATTTTTTTAGGAGCAAAAATGTTATATCTCATTTATAGTTAAATAAATGACTcgattcaaattcatttttactCATACAAATAGGATCTTACCTGAAccatatgcttttttttttacccaaaCTAAAACGGTGAGATCTCACTTAACCCATATTCATTTTTGTCACTAAAAAAGTgagattttattttatattttgtatataaaaaatgattGCATGCGAGCTTGAGTGCAGGTTAGGGGTTCAAATCTCTATGTTTGTAGCATAATCTAAAGGATGTGCAGTAATGCACTCTTTGATTTAGAGATGGGACCACACTCTCCAATCTTCTTAATCCAGTTGGATCCTCCCCAAATAAATTATAATAGGAGCAAGAGTAGTATGAGAGCTAATGATTAGCATATATAATGACTACATGTGGCTCACTTGATACTTTTAGGTTGAAAAGTAGTCAAAATCTTAGGTTGCAGCCAAATTTTGCTAATCTAAATTTGTAAAAAACgtaaagttaatattttaaaatgaacaacaaaaaattttcatttgatgaaatatgaaatatattttgaatgatttttccatATGAAAAAGGTACTACTACATTATTTCaccaattttttgataaaatttgtAAGATTTTTCTAACAAGGGACTCGTTAACGTGATTAATTTATATATTGAACTtattatatgaatgcaaacaATAACAAGTATTGCACTTTTGTACTTAAGGCATACCCATTCAGCATCAATTATCCAAACATTTTTCTTCTCCATCACTTGTATTTTTTAATGACATGAAACTGTGACTTCTCCATTATAGATAAAGCGTCTTACCAATTAGATCGCATTTCTTTGTCCCACTACCAATCATTTCCACCACTTTCTGCAAAATAAATTTGGGTTTAATGTCGGTTAACtataacaaaaaaatttaacatTTCACACTAACTCGAagggatttatttttattttttaaaaaataaagaactaATTTTAACATCTGGTTAACAATAAGGCGGTTTTGGACCACAATGTTGATGTCCAGCACCGTAAAAAAGGTCGTGGGACAAAGCTAAGTAGCTAACAAAGCATTTCTTGCAACTTGCAACTCATGTTTCTCAAACCTTTAGCACCCCAAAAGGCAATAAAGAAGAACTAGAAGGAGTAGCAGCAATTTCTTCTCTTCAGTAAAAGCTCAGAGGTAAGCATGAGTGGTAGTGGTGATAGGGTAGCCGGTGGAGTTGGAATTTTCAACTGCAAGAGGTGGAAGGCACATATTAGTTTGCAAAGGCAGAAGGATATAGCTCGATCACATGTTAGATATACATGAGAGGTCGAAAGTGTGGAGCGATTAGGGTACACGGATAGTCTAATTCCTACAGAATTTATAGTATCAAATAAACCTACTAGCTCAATGAAGAGCTCAATTCTTGGTGAATGAGCTGAGGTCACCAAAAGACAAGCtcacctgtaaaatttcaagtgGCAGAGGCTTTGTCCTCCAGTCTCACTCCATTACTGTAGTCAGAGATAGTTTGGGAGTTGAATATACATGTTAGATCGTGTACCTCATTTGGAAGTGGTAGATGGGTATTTATAGTAGATGAGTCTATTGATGAAATGATGAAGTCGACTTACTATCAGCCATCATGAAACAGCCTAAGGCAATGGTGTCAAATGTAGGTCTGAGCAGTAAGGTGGCTGACGGTCACATCACTCCATCAATCACAAGTCACCCAAACAGCCGAGATGTCAGTTGTCTTCTATAGAGGAGTATATGAGGTGGAACTTCTCTTCATGGTGATTTCACTAATCATCTTGTCAAGGGTATGGATGGGGTTGACTAAACCATGGCAAGTCGAGGTGTCCACATAAGCCTCCCAACCTTGGGTGAAGCGAACCTAGCCGACACTCTATCCAAGGCTATAGCCTGATATTTTGAAAAGACACATGTTGAAACACGTGTGACGAGTAGACAAAACGTTGCTCAAAGATGATTGATGTGTCTTACTGAGTGGGTGTCAGTTAATCTGTCAGACATTTAATGCagggagaaaaagagagaaagaggctaacgtttcaaaatttgaaaagtcTGCCTTTTTACCTTCCTcctcctctataaatagaggaggATTTACAGTTCATTTTCACCATAAGTTAAAAACTATTAGCCCATTCGAGGTGATAATCCAACGTGTCTGTGCTGAGCAAATATCCGCCGAGCTTTCTTTCTTGAAGTTCCTTTCTTCTTAACTTTAAATTATAGTTAGGGTAGGTCAAACTCATAAGGGAACTGTAAGATCAAATTTCGAGGAAGCAAAGAGGTCCGACCCTTTCGAAGAAAATACTATCAGTTCGGAGAAAACGACCAGCTTGGCAGAGAGCAACTTGGGAGAATCTGAGGAAATAGTATTTTTCGGGTCCTCGGAGGAATCTGAGATCTTGTACAACGATGAGTTTGGAGATGAGATGCCACGGGATAAGGGTGTGGTTGTTTCCTGAACTGCACCAAATCTGTCTGCTATTAACTTCGGTGAGCTCCACTTGTTTAGGAGCACTATAAGAGATGAGAAGGTAAGAGAGCTACTGAGAGCCTATCCTTTTTGTCGATGACACAACTACTATTGCACTAGGACAGATCAGTCAGTAGCGCTTCCTCTCAAAGATCAAGTGGTGGTCTATGCTAATCAATTGAAAGCTAGCTTAAGGATGCCGACTACAAGATTTCTTCGAAATAGCCTTTAATACTGAGGGATGCCATCTGAACTCTCGTAGGATTCGAGATATTGTGTCGGGAACAAGAGGAGTTCCCACTGTGAACTTTTTTCGCAAGTTCTGTACGATTAAGAGCAGTGGAAATGAGAAAAGATGGTTCTATTTCGAGACTCGTCCCCGACACATTGAGAAGCTAGTGGTGGATGCTCTCACTTCTATGAAGAGGTGGAGGAACAACTTTATCTTCGTGTCAGCCGAGGATTTCCCgtaagggttttggtggagaCCCCATAATGCTGCTGTTGACCTTTCTTCTAGGCTCGTAAAAGAGctaaattttctcaaaataaagGGTTCAGACCTCAAGATAAATAGCTAATTCTATCCCAAGGCGATTTTGGTTGACGAGGGCATTAGCCGACCTCTCCTCAACCCAAGCAAACCTCCTTACTTCTCTTCTAGGTTCaagaaaatttataattttcatTTCATTGCTTTGTATTTCTCTCTTTTACTAAATGGTAATTTGCCTCTTACTTACAGTGGTGAAGATATCCGATTTAATTATCTCGGGGACTGGAAGCGCTACCAAGAGGAAAAAATGCAAGGCTATAGCCAAGGCCATAGGAgcagggaagaagaagaaaagtagCTTGACTTCCCATCAACTTCCCATGATAATAGTTGAAGAGGGGACCTCAGCCGCTCCTATAATTTCTTAAGGGATGGCTATCCGAAGTGTAACCATGATCTCGACCGGTTATAGGACAAGAAAGATATTATCTCCTCATTCTCCTGTGATTATAGGGATGTCCCTCTAGAGTAGGTACCCTGTACCTCCATGTCTT carries:
- the LOC113708493 gene encoding uncharacterized protein, whose product is MTLTDLALVTTVAMRHYWMQQARNEPEVSDTLAEDVIPDHLSSDGGSSEEDEDGDQFQRRYKDFCMEKFKIDTRFELGMKFGSRAQFKAAVQEYGIKMGKPVYTKRNESNQYKRVRAKCKAPCQWFVFASIEKALGSTDLVVKSMNDKHENCNHAWKNKNLKSKWLSDRWIAAKSRKLALEMIKGSAEQQYKRIWEYCAEIKKTHEGSTMEDNLRPLIALDGCHLKGTYRGQLLTAIAVDPNNGWWPIAWTVVEREATEQWAWFLKYLNDDLEIENQFHYTFISDQQKGLDRALAEVLSNCEHRYCVQHMYRNFKKKHPGLPLKDRLWNIANSTIKELYNKAMKELKDFDNEAYQWVKKCSSSLALVQGLLSDSHKE
- the LOC140014261 gene encoding uncharacterized protein translates to MLVNNLCESFNAHILEARDQPIITMLEMIREYLMDRIRKRKSAMERYDSPTGPLINEIIENKVKGPRGAQFAVDMEKKNCSCRLWEVSGIPCCHAIAAILLRNEDPWQYLNVCYSRGLFLKLYENVLQPISGEDHWPPSTMPELEPPVSVTQPGRPRKARRRDTTEGKNHGRRLRRRIIIHYQKCGETGHNAATCKQPTNEQGQQDTSTEPVTQQSNARRRRQTVSTTNNVYF